In a genomic window of Roseiflexus castenholzii DSM 13941:
- a CDS encoding nucleotidyltransferase domain-containing protein, producing MTDLSLARERHVAVLERTLHTMVAQLSAMPTVHRVILFGSYAAGRRDLFTDLDLLVVMETSLDFVSRTVDLMQHLHIEAPVDLLVYTPEEIERMRDQSFLRHALATGKTLYEKRPEH from the coding sequence ATGACCGATCTGTCACTGGCTCGCGAACGTCATGTTGCTGTGCTGGAGCGCACCCTGCACACGATGGTGGCTCAATTGAGCGCCATGCCGACAGTGCATCGGGTCATCCTGTTCGGCTCGTATGCCGCCGGTCGTCGCGATTTGTTCACCGATCTGGATCTTCTGGTCGTCATGGAGACATCGCTGGACTTCGTGTCCCGCACGGTTGACCTGATGCAGCATCTGCACATCGAAGCGCCGGTCGATCTCCTGGTTTATACGCCGGAAGAAATAGAGCGCATGCGTGATCAATCCTTTCTTCGCCATGCTCTGGCGACAGGAAAGACACTTTATGAGAAAAGACCCGAACATTGA
- a CDS encoding alpha/beta fold hydrolase, giving the protein MSINGYPVDAPRQFYRWRNYQVAYYTAGAGSPILLIHSINAAASSFEMRRPFAALRSDHQVFALDFLGFGGSDHPRRAYNADDYIDLIGDFARDVVGKGATVIASSLGAAYTIRAAARHPGLFGPLTLICPTGIRNLAQPQRRGWSYEVLAGPLGDLIFRALASRPSIAYFLRTQSYYDPSVVDDHLIEGFYRAAYQAGAKWAPICFLTGLLNCDVREAFAQLHQPILLVWGRYADLTPLRSADAFLARNPCARLAVVDKARLSVQDERPAEFMHLVKEFLAANRSQSV; this is encoded by the coding sequence ATGAGCATCAACGGATATCCGGTCGATGCGCCGCGACAGTTCTACCGGTGGCGCAACTATCAGGTGGCATACTACACCGCAGGCGCCGGTTCACCCATTCTGCTGATTCATAGCATCAATGCCGCTGCCTCGTCATTCGAGATGCGGCGTCCATTTGCTGCATTGCGGAGCGATCATCAGGTGTTTGCGCTCGATTTTCTTGGGTTCGGCGGCTCGGACCATCCACGACGCGCCTATAACGCCGACGACTACATCGACCTGATCGGCGACTTCGCGCGCGATGTCGTGGGGAAAGGCGCAACGGTGATCGCCAGTTCGCTCGGCGCGGCATACACCATTCGCGCGGCTGCCCGCCATCCGGGGTTGTTTGGTCCGCTCACCCTGATCTGCCCGACCGGCATCCGCAACCTGGCGCAACCGCAACGGCGCGGGTGGAGTTACGAGGTGCTCGCCGGTCCACTGGGCGATCTGATCTTCCGCGCGCTGGCAAGTCGTCCGAGTATCGCGTATTTTTTGCGCACCCAATCGTACTACGATCCCTCAGTGGTGGATGATCATCTGATCGAAGGGTTCTACCGCGCCGCATACCAGGCAGGCGCAAAATGGGCGCCAATCTGTTTCCTGACCGGGTTGCTCAACTGCGATGTGCGGGAAGCGTTTGCGCAACTGCACCAACCAATCCTGCTGGTGTGGGGGCGTTACGCCGACCTGACCCCATTGCGCAGCGCCGATGCGTTCCTGGCGCGCAATCCGTGCGCGCGTCTCGCAGTTGTCGATAAAGCCCGCCTCTCGGTGCAGGACGAGCGCCCGGCAGAATTTATGCACCTGGTCAAGGAATTTCTTGCCGCAAACCGTTCACAGAGCGTATAA
- a CDS encoding glycosyltransferase family 39 protein has translation MKRTLVALFLIALAPRIWALNWGLPYVEHPDEPALVETVVRMVQEGDWNPRRFVYPSLSFYLLAGVVFLHAQWGIATGIYASIADLPLKTYLFTLAPDLYIWLRALIAILGAATVPLIYILARRMFDAPSAYLAALTLSVAEYHVQHAHFITTDAPTGLWTTLALLGIWNVAERGRLRDYVLTGIATGLAAGTKYQAGVVGLALGAAVAARLIDSRTTGELTRSEVTAHIRGIAVAAGLALIVFALTTPFAILDMSSFRRSIASTMTQYATNEGQGDFSGAWRLDGYARFFWEDGLLPSGVLLMAAGLPFLARCAPRQTMILIAAILVGLAPLAPQTVHFMRNTLPVFPLLILLASGATISLGRAIGRLQCLNSQPMKPQTVSNRVLMTLPIILGASALIAPQIQETTWRLSYWSRPYTLVQAADVIRAEPRGMLAAVEANPVQWANDPVVHPVDSVSDHPPEWYLSRGYRYLLLNEDRRRNQENYARLLESGMPLLVMPPRDLGLQPGPGGIVLDMGERIDLIPFTRRSARFGDSIDLLGYELQPGDLRSRITPLEGANLRIFAPGQSLQLNLYWRALTRMDRNLVLFIHINNQYDQRVAQRDLPLRLDDYPTSRWRVGELVIDRGDMPLPPLPEGEYRLLIGLYDAETGVRLPVRDQTAVELTTIRVIHTAPSSN, from the coding sequence ATGAAACGCACACTTGTCGCGCTGTTCCTTATCGCACTGGCGCCGCGCATTTGGGCGCTCAATTGGGGATTGCCCTATGTTGAACATCCCGACGAGCCCGCCCTGGTCGAAACAGTGGTGCGTATGGTGCAGGAGGGCGACTGGAATCCGCGACGATTCGTGTATCCATCGCTCTCTTTCTACTTGCTGGCGGGCGTCGTCTTTCTCCATGCGCAATGGGGCATAGCAACCGGCATCTATGCATCGATCGCCGATCTGCCGCTCAAGACATATCTCTTCACTCTGGCGCCAGATCTGTACATCTGGTTGCGCGCGCTGATCGCGATCCTGGGGGCAGCGACCGTTCCCCTCATCTACATACTGGCGCGGCGAATGTTCGATGCACCTTCAGCATACCTCGCAGCGCTGACACTCAGTGTTGCGGAATACCACGTGCAACATGCGCACTTTATCACCACCGATGCGCCAACCGGTCTATGGACGACGTTGGCGCTGCTGGGCATATGGAATGTCGCCGAGCGCGGCAGATTGCGCGATTATGTGTTGACCGGGATTGCGACCGGTCTTGCTGCCGGAACGAAATATCAGGCAGGGGTTGTCGGTCTGGCGCTAGGAGCGGCTGTTGCCGCGCGCCTGATCGATTCGCGCACCACAGGCGAACTGACACGCTCCGAAGTGACAGCGCACATCAGAGGCATCGCAGTTGCGGCCGGTCTCGCGCTCATCGTCTTTGCGCTGACCACGCCATTCGCAATCCTCGATATGTCATCGTTCCGCCGGAGCATTGCCAGCACAATGACCCAGTACGCCACGAACGAAGGACAGGGCGACTTCAGCGGCGCCTGGCGCCTGGATGGATATGCACGATTTTTCTGGGAGGACGGCTTGTTGCCGTCGGGCGTCCTGCTGATGGCGGCAGGTTTGCCGTTTCTGGCGCGCTGTGCGCCACGGCAGACGATGATTCTGATTGCCGCCATCCTGGTTGGGCTTGCGCCTCTGGCGCCGCAAACGGTCCATTTTATGCGCAACACGCTGCCGGTCTTTCCGCTGCTTATTCTTCTGGCTTCCGGTGCAACGATCAGTCTGGGCAGAGCCATCGGGCGATTGCAGTGCCTGAACTCGCAGCCAATGAAACCGCAAACGGTGTCAAACCGTGTGCTCATGACGCTTCCCATTATCCTGGGAGCGAGCGCGCTGATTGCGCCGCAGATTCAAGAAACCACCTGGCGCCTCTCCTACTGGAGCAGACCGTATACGCTGGTTCAGGCAGCAGACGTAATCCGCGCTGAACCACGAGGAATGCTCGCGGCTGTTGAAGCAAATCCCGTTCAGTGGGCGAACGATCCGGTTGTGCATCCCGTCGACAGCGTCAGCGACCATCCTCCAGAGTGGTACTTGTCGCGCGGCTATCGCTATCTTCTGCTGAACGAGGATCGGCGCCGCAATCAGGAGAATTACGCCCGTCTGCTGGAAAGCGGCATGCCATTGTTGGTCATGCCGCCGCGCGATCTTGGATTGCAGCCGGGTCCTGGCGGAATTGTGCTGGATATGGGGGAGCGTATTGACCTGATACCGTTCACGCGGCGCTCTGCACGTTTTGGCGACAGCATTGATCTGCTTGGATACGAACTGCAACCCGGCGATCTCCGGTCGCGCATTACCCCGCTGGAAGGCGCAAACCTTCGTATCTTTGCGCCCGGTCAGTCATTGCAACTTAATCTCTACTGGCGCGCGCTTACTCGCATGGATCGCAATCTTGTTCTCTTCATCCATATCAACAATCAGTACGATCAGCGCGTTGCTCAACGCGACCTGCCCCTCCGTCTCGACGACTATCCAACGAGTCGCTGGCGCGTGGGCGAACTCGTCATTGATCGCGGCGACATGCCATTGCCACCACTTCCAGAAGGCGAGTACCGCCTGCTGATCGGTCTCTATGACGCTGAAACGGGAGTGCGATTGCCGGTACGGGATCAAACCGCAGTGGAACTGACCACGATCCGCGTGATCCACACTGCACCTTCCTCCAATTGA
- a CDS encoding energy-coupling factor transporter transmembrane component T family protein, with protein MASRFDPRAKALSYLIGSAAIILSTDLIRLAFLSGGLALLLIGIGLGRRWLQVMKALTPTLMLFALVAGWSGGFDAAIGAALRLTALVGAGVLFFGVTPPEELGDALLASGVPSQIAFLLEGALRFTPMMGTLAREVYEAQASRGIRFDGRHLLRNGPLLLTPLLLSVMRFADDLAEGLETRGFGSPQRTPLRDYRLGWRDGALIGVALLLTILIVW; from the coding sequence ATGGCTTCACGCTTTGATCCACGCGCGAAAGCGCTATCGTACCTGATCGGCTCAGCAGCGATCATTCTGAGCACCGACCTGATCCGACTTGCTTTCCTCAGCGGCGGGCTGGCACTCTTGCTGATTGGAATCGGACTGGGGCGGCGCTGGTTGCAGGTGATGAAGGCGCTGACGCCGACACTCATGCTCTTTGCACTGGTTGCCGGATGGAGCGGCGGTTTCGATGCAGCGATTGGCGCTGCGTTGCGTCTGACAGCGCTTGTCGGCGCAGGAGTCCTGTTCTTTGGCGTCACGCCGCCAGAAGAACTGGGAGATGCGCTCCTGGCGAGCGGCGTGCCGTCGCAGATCGCGTTTCTGCTGGAAGGAGCGCTGCGCTTCACGCCAATGATGGGGACGCTGGCGCGCGAAGTGTATGAAGCGCAAGCGAGTCGCGGCATTCGCTTCGACGGGCGGCATCTCCTGCGCAACGGACCGCTCCTGTTGACGCCGCTTCTGCTCAGCGTGATGCGCTTCGCCGATGATCTGGCAGAAGGTTTGGAAACGCGCGGCTTCGGCAGCCCGCAGCGCACACCACTGCGCGACTACCGGCTCGGATGGCGGGATGGAGCACTGATTGGCGTTGCACTGTTGCTGACGATACTCATTGTATGGTAA
- a CDS encoding HEPN domain-containing protein produces the protein MRKDPNIEGARWLQQAQIDLHWCRHLRDQGAWYLACFLAQQVAEKALKAFLYAQGEELVIGHSVRQLCARAGVYDPNFQQTLSRWGILDSYYIPTRYPNGLPGDIPANVYNQEIADSAVQLAAEVVSAVETHFA, from the coding sequence ATGAGAAAAGACCCGAACATTGAGGGCGCGCGCTGGCTCCAGCAAGCCCAGATCGATCTCCACTGGTGTCGCCATCTGCGTGATCAGGGCGCCTGGTATCTGGCATGCTTTCTTGCGCAGCAGGTGGCCGAAAAGGCGCTGAAGGCATTCCTCTACGCACAAGGAGAAGAGTTGGTGATTGGTCATTCGGTGCGTCAACTATGCGCTCGCGCCGGAGTCTACGATCCCAACTTTCAACAAACGCTGTCCCGTTGGGGAATTCTCGACAGTTATTACATTCCTACGCGCTATCCCAATGGTCTTCCAGGCGACATTCCGGCTAACGTCTACAACCAGGAAATCGCCGACAGTGCGGTGCAACTCGCAGCAGAAGTCGTTTCGGCAGTAGAGACGCACTTCGCCTGA
- a CDS encoding ABC transporter ATP-binding protein, producing the protein MRPLVVCDEATYRYRDGTLALDRVSLAIETGEFVVLAGASGSGKSTLCRLLNGLIPHLHGGDLTGRVLIAGQDVRSTPPYALSRSVGLALQNPEAQSLATTVARDLALGPACHGLDRATIAARVREVAALLRIEPLLDRQPVTLSGGELQRVAIAGVLALHPQVLALDEPFAFLDAAGAMRLRETLRMLHERGVAIIVAEHRLADVADLATRLIVLHEGRIVADGAPRTVLAGDVSQWGVEAPPWARLAHVAGIDAMSPTLDGALDLASPNGSALHSSPHNAPVTPPALNWDDVSFARNDRIVLHQAYLSAAAGEIVGVLGANGAGKTTLLKLGNGLLRPQRGTVRVQGQAIGQRPLWEVARSVGLVGQQPGHMLFAPTVQDELEAGPRALRRVDRAWIGHVIEQCRLEPLLHRSPHHLSAGEQRRVAIGAVLASQPSALLLDEPTSGQDALNRKALQKIIGDIARDGMAVVIATHDTEWAYALCTRWAVLDAGRIIASGAPSAICAQPAIVAQARLRLPMAEAIR; encoded by the coding sequence ATGAGACCATTGGTTGTCTGCGATGAGGCGACCTATCGGTATCGAGACGGAACGCTCGCCCTGGATCGTGTGTCGCTTGCCATCGAAACGGGAGAGTTCGTGGTGCTGGCAGGCGCGAGCGGGTCGGGCAAATCCACCCTCTGTCGCCTGCTCAACGGTCTCATTCCGCACCTCCACGGCGGCGATCTGACCGGGCGCGTCCTGATTGCGGGGCAGGATGTTCGCTCGACGCCACCCTATGCTCTGAGCCGCAGTGTGGGGCTGGCGTTGCAGAACCCCGAAGCGCAGAGCCTGGCAACAACTGTTGCCCGCGATCTGGCGCTCGGTCCTGCATGCCACGGGCTTGACCGCGCGACGATTGCTGCGCGCGTCCGCGAGGTTGCTGCGCTATTAAGGATTGAACCGCTCCTTGATCGCCAACCGGTCACACTGTCGGGAGGGGAATTGCAGCGGGTAGCCATTGCCGGAGTGCTGGCGCTCCATCCACAGGTGCTGGCGCTCGATGAGCCGTTTGCGTTTCTCGACGCCGCCGGCGCTATGCGGTTGCGCGAGACATTGCGCATGCTCCATGAACGGGGGGTCGCCATTATCGTTGCCGAACACCGTCTGGCAGACGTAGCAGACCTGGCGACGCGCCTGATCGTCCTTCACGAAGGTCGGATCGTGGCAGATGGCGCGCCGCGAACGGTGCTGGCAGGCGATGTGTCACAGTGGGGAGTAGAAGCGCCACCATGGGCGCGCCTGGCGCATGTTGCCGGGATAGATGCGATGTCGCCGACGCTTGATGGAGCGCTTGATCTGGCGTCGCCGAACGGCAGTGCGCTCCATTCGTCACCGCACAATGCACCGGTTACACCGCCAGCGCTTAACTGGGATGACGTATCATTTGCGCGCAACGACAGGATAGTGCTGCATCAGGCGTACCTGTCGGCAGCGGCGGGGGAAATTGTTGGGGTGCTGGGCGCGAATGGCGCGGGTAAAACGACGCTGCTCAAGCTGGGCAACGGGTTGCTTCGGCCACAACGCGGAACGGTGCGTGTTCAGGGACAGGCAATCGGGCAACGTCCGCTCTGGGAGGTCGCGCGCAGTGTCGGTCTGGTGGGACAACAGCCGGGACATATGCTGTTTGCGCCGACGGTGCAGGACGAACTGGAGGCGGGACCACGGGCGCTCCGGCGAGTTGATCGCGCCTGGATCGGCCACGTGATCGAGCAGTGCCGTCTGGAACCGTTGCTCCACCGTTCGCCACATCATTTGAGCGCGGGCGAACAGCGGCGCGTGGCAATCGGGGCTGTGCTGGCGTCGCAACCATCCGCGCTGCTCCTCGACGAGCCGACATCCGGGCAGGATGCGCTCAACCGAAAGGCTTTGCAAAAGATCATTGGCGACATCGCCCGCGATGGAATGGCGGTCGTTATCGCCACTCACGACACTGAATGGGCATATGCGCTCTGCACCCGCTGGGCAGTGCTGGATGCCGGCAGGATCATTGCGAGCGGCGCGCCATCGGCAATATGCGCGCAACCGGCAATCGTCGCGCAGGCGCGCCTTCGCCTCCCAATGGCAGAGGCGATCCGGTAG
- a CDS encoding transposase, translated as MVLPDGSIGCRVTYRGAQTMMYDPEKHHRRSIRLKGYDYSQPGAYFVTVVTHRRKCLFGDVVNGEMRLNRYGEIVQHAWFDLPRHYPHVELGAFCVMPNHIHGIIIINGENGENDDNDDNGVNDDNDDNDDNGVNDENDDNGENDDNGENDDNGVGAGLRPAPTWASSVERGGGSVERGASSVERGGGSVERGGGSVERGASSVERGASSVERGGGSVERGASSVERGGGSVERGASSVERGGGSVERGASSVERGGGSVERGGGSVERGASSVERGASSVERGGGSVERGASSVERGGGSVERGASSVERGGGSVERGGGSVERGAPSVERGGGSVERGASSVERGAPSVERGGGSVERGASSVERGGGSVERGASSVERGGGSVERGASSVERGGGSVERGASSVERGGGSVERGASSVERGGGSVERGASSVERGGGSVERGASSVERGGGSVERGASPTDPDPSMARHSLSEIVRALKSFSARRINDIRQTPGVPVWQRNYHDRIIRNAIEYHYVHRYIETNPVRWMKDRNNPRKRP; from the coding sequence ATGGTCCTGCCAGACGGCAGTATTGGGTGCCGGGTGACGTATAGAGGAGCACAAACGATGATGTACGACCCGGAGAAACACCACCGCCGCAGCATCCGCCTGAAGGGGTACGATTATTCGCAGCCAGGAGCGTATTTTGTCACTGTTGTCACACATCGTCGCAAATGTTTGTTTGGCGATGTGGTGAACGGCGAAATGCGGTTGAATCGGTACGGCGAAATCGTTCAACACGCCTGGTTCGATTTGCCTCGCCATTATCCCCATGTCGAATTGGGCGCATTTTGTGTTATGCCCAATCATATCCATGGAATTATCATTATCAATGGCGAAAACGGCGAAAATGACGATAATGACGATAACGGCGTAAACGACGATAACGACGATAACGACGATAACGGCGTAAACGACGAAAATGACGATAACGGCGAAAATGACGATAACGGCGAAAATGACGATAACGGCGTAGGGGCAGGTCTCAGACCTGCCCCTACGTGGGCGTCGTCCGTCGAACGCGGGGGTGGGTCGGTGGAACGCGGGGCGTCGTCCGTCGAACGCGGGGGTGGGTCGGTGGAACGCGGGGGTGGGTCGGTGGAACGCGGGGCGTCGTCCGTCGAACGCGGGGCGTCGTCCGTCGAACGCGGGGGTGGGTCGGTGGAACGCGGGGCGTCGTCCGTCGAACGCGGGGGTGGGTCGGTGGAACGCGGGGCGTCGTCCGTCGAACGCGGGGGTGGGTCGGTGGAACGCGGGGCGTCGTCCGTCGAACGCGGGGGTGGGTCGGTGGAACGCGGGGGTGGGTCGGTGGAACGCGGGGCGTCGTCCGTCGAACGCGGGGCGTCGTCCGTCGAACGCGGGGGTGGGTCGGTGGAACGCGGGGCGTCGTCCGTCGAACGCGGGGGTGGGTCGGTGGAACGCGGGGCGTCGTCCGTCGAACGCGGGGGTGGGTCGGTGGAACGCGGGGGTGGGTCGGTGGAACGCGGGGCGCCGTCCGTCGAACGCGGGGGTGGGTCGGTGGAACGCGGGGCGTCGTCCGTCGAACGCGGGGCGCCGTCCGTCGAACGCGGGGGTGGGTCGGTGGAACGCGGGGCGTCGTCCGTCGAACGCGGGGGTGGGTCGGTGGAACGCGGGGCGTCGTCCGTCGAACGCGGGGGTGGGTCGGTGGAACGCGGGGCGTCGTCCGTCGAACGCGGGGGTGGGTCGGTGGAACGCGGGGCGTCGTCCGTCGAACGCGGGGGTGGGTCGGTGGAACGCGGGGCGTCGTCCGTCGAACGCGGGGGTGGGTCGGTGGAACGCGGGGCGTCGTCCGTCGAACGCGGGGGTGGGTCGGTGGAACGCGGGGCGTCGTCCGTCGAACGCGGGGGTGGGTCGGTGGAACGCGGGGCATCACCCACCGACCCTGACCCGTCCATGGCGCGTCATTCGTTATCTGAAATCGTGCGTGCCCTCAAATCATTTTCTGCGCGGCGGATCAATGACATCCGTCAGACCCCCGGCGTCCCTGTCTGGCAGCGGAATTATCATGACCGCATTATTCGCAATGCGATAGAATACCACTACGTTCACCGTTACATTGAGACCAATCCTGTCCGTTGGATGAAAGACAGAAACAATCCGCGAAAACGGCCATAA
- a CDS encoding DPP IV N-terminal domain-containing protein, with the protein MPMQFLPFLIVIALGMPLARLASSEPQRPALPGQGRILFAAARGDNGAFDIFSADLAGERAANLTADPYPDRSPSWSPDANHVVFASRRGDNWDLYVMRADGSDLRRLTNHPAYDGEPSWSPDGRRVAFTSMRDGNPEIYTLDLIGGDARRITTHPAADAQPTWSPDGRRIAFTSWRDGNQEIYIADAESGAVINLTNHPAPDHSPAWSPDGGRIAFISDRDGGGNLHIRDLITGEELRAGPDNLGLRDPAWTPGGGLMAVAPWALGGRRFFSRQGVALFSPGMPGGTFVVASLHGYADPSWSNRAVTPLLPDERWLEGRSFDATAPPVDVASLPRGMVALGDVRAGGIPALAAAVKPSFDALRRDVIEASGYDFLGQLSEASRAVDFQNGTSSFTSWHKAGRAFDTRWDYRVNGQQILYISPEWRAGRLFWRLYLRTSRQDGSMGEPLTAPVFDVQNRRLLPPPAGYFVDFTALAAAHGWNRIAAQERDTFDWRTQILALEYWHFERRDGLSWYQAMRLVHDDQTLERIFTIERVLEAGARPQFFPFLGLPWAQLPPPVAGPISLPMGRRQ; encoded by the coding sequence ATGCCCATGCAGTTTCTCCCATTCCTGATCGTGATCGCACTTGGTATGCCTCTTGCACGGCTGGCGTCCTCTGAGCCACAGCGACCGGCGCTCCCCGGTCAGGGGCGTATTCTCTTTGCTGCGGCGCGTGGCGACAATGGCGCCTTCGACATTTTCAGCGCCGATCTCGCTGGCGAACGGGCGGCGAATCTCACAGCCGACCCATATCCTGATCGCAGCCCTTCCTGGTCGCCCGATGCCAACCATGTTGTGTTCGCCAGTCGGCGTGGCGACAACTGGGACCTGTATGTGATGCGCGCCGACGGCAGCGATCTCCGGCGCTTGACCAATCATCCTGCCTACGACGGCGAACCGTCCTGGTCGCCCGATGGTCGCCGGGTTGCGTTTACCAGCATGCGCGACGGCAACCCTGAGATTTATACGCTCGACCTTATCGGCGGCGATGCCCGGCGCATCACCACTCATCCTGCTGCCGATGCACAACCGACGTGGTCGCCGGACGGACGACGCATTGCGTTTACTTCCTGGCGCGACGGTAATCAGGAGATTTATATTGCCGACGCGGAGAGCGGCGCGGTGATCAATCTGACGAATCACCCCGCGCCGGATCACAGCCCGGCGTGGTCGCCGGACGGGGGGCGTATTGCGTTCATTTCGGACCGCGATGGCGGCGGCAATTTACACATTCGTGATCTGATCACCGGTGAAGAACTGCGCGCCGGACCGGACAATCTGGGGTTGCGCGATCCGGCGTGGACGCCAGGCGGCGGTTTGATGGCGGTTGCGCCGTGGGCGCTTGGAGGACGCCGCTTCTTTTCACGGCAGGGGGTTGCGCTGTTCAGTCCCGGAATGCCGGGTGGGACGTTCGTGGTTGCTAGCCTGCACGGGTATGCCGATCCATCCTGGAGTAATCGCGCGGTCACGCCGCTCCTGCCGGACGAGCGCTGGCTGGAGGGTCGCTCGTTTGATGCAACTGCACCGCCGGTCGATGTGGCATCTCTTCCACGTGGCATGGTGGCGCTTGGTGATGTGCGCGCTGGCGGTATTCCGGCGCTGGCTGCGGCGGTCAAACCATCGTTTGACGCGCTGCGCCGGGATGTGATCGAAGCCAGTGGGTATGATTTCCTGGGACAGTTGAGCGAAGCATCGCGCGCGGTCGATTTTCAGAATGGCACATCATCGTTCACCAGCTGGCATAAAGCCGGGCGGGCATTTGATACGCGCTGGGATTATCGGGTCAACGGACAGCAAATCCTTTACATCTCGCCCGAATGGCGCGCTGGTCGGCTCTTCTGGCGTCTGTATTTGCGCACATCTCGTCAGGATGGAAGTATGGGAGAGCCGCTGACCGCGCCAGTTTTCGATGTGCAGAACCGGCGATTGCTGCCGCCGCCAGCAGGGTATTTCGTCGATTTCACGGCGCTCGCCGCCGCGCACGGCTGGAATCGGATTGCAGCGCAGGAGCGCGATACCTTCGATTGGCGCACTCAGATCCTGGCGCTCGAATACTGGCACTTTGAGCGCCGCGACGGATTGAGTTGGTACCAGGCGATGCGCCTGGTGCACGACGATCAAACACTGGAGCGCATCTTTACCATCGAACGGGTACTGGAAGCCGGTGCGCGACCGCAATTCTTTCCGTTCCTGGGGCTGCCGTGGGCGCAATTGCCGCCCCCCGTTGCAGGTCCGATCTCCCTGCCAATGGGACGTCGGCAGTAG
- the thiD gene encoding bifunctional hydroxymethylpyrimidine kinase/phosphomethylpyrimidine kinase, which yields MIPRALTIAGSDSGGGAGIQADLKTFMAHGVYGASAITAITAQNTLEVRAVVLLEPTIVVAQIEAVLDDIGADAVKTGMLGNAAIIEAVADTLARYRIERLVIDPVMVAKSGARLLEEDAITTLRERLLPLALVITPNLPEASVLLNRQVTDEHDMADAARDLHALGPRYVLLKGGHLAGDDVVDLLYDGERFVELRAQRLETNHTHGTGCTYAAAIAALIARGLLVEQAVRQAHAYLHEAIVHAPAIGKGYGPVNHLVHGLPTDR from the coding sequence ATGATACCACGAGCATTGACAATCGCCGGCTCCGACTCCGGCGGCGGAGCAGGCATTCAGGCAGACCTGAAAACCTTCATGGCGCACGGCGTCTACGGCGCAAGCGCCATCACCGCCATTACCGCACAAAACACCCTGGAAGTACGCGCAGTTGTTCTGCTCGAGCCGACCATAGTCGTTGCGCAGATCGAAGCCGTGCTCGACGATATTGGCGCCGATGCCGTCAAAACCGGTATGCTCGGCAATGCCGCCATCATCGAAGCAGTCGCCGATACACTCGCGCGTTACCGCATCGAGCGCCTGGTCATCGACCCGGTGATGGTTGCAAAGAGCGGCGCGCGTCTACTGGAGGAAGACGCCATCACAACCCTGCGTGAGCGCCTGCTGCCGCTGGCTTTAGTCATCACGCCGAACCTGCCGGAAGCCTCGGTGCTGCTGAACCGCCAGGTGACCGATGAACACGACATGGCGGACGCCGCGCGCGACCTGCACGCGCTGGGTCCACGGTACGTCCTGCTCAAGGGAGGGCACCTGGCAGGAGACGACGTTGTCGATCTGCTGTACGATGGTGAGCGCTTTGTCGAACTGCGCGCGCAGCGCCTTGAGACAAACCACACCCATGGTACCGGCTGCACCTACGCCGCTGCCATCGCCGCCCTGATCGCGCGTGGCTTGCTGGTCGAACAGGCGGTGCGTCAGGCGCACGCCTACCTCCACGAGGCTATCGTCCATGCCCCGGCTATCGGCAAGGGGTACGGACCGGTCAATCACCTGGTGCACGGATTGCCGACGGACCGGTGA